ACATAGGTATCGATGTACTGCGGAATAATGTCGCGGTATCCGTTCAATGCTTCGACATCGGAGAGGCGCAACATCGGATTTGTCGCGAGCCTTCCGTATTCCTTGTTCCGCATGATCTCCTGCACTTCGGGATCGGTCAGATAGGCTTTGAACGCGCGGTTGATTGCTCCATAATACTTTGGGTCCGGCTTCTCAACCTGAATGAAGCTTTCCAATTCCAGATCTAGCAATTCTTCTCGCGATGGGATTGCCTTCTTCTGGAACACATGATCGAGCAATTCCTCGATCGTTGGCTTGCGGTCCAGCCCCAACGCCTTACGGATTTTTTCGAGATTGAAATACTCTTCGGGCTTTTCGAAAATCTCCCTTCGAATATAATCCTTGACGACGGCAAGATTGCCGCTCATGTAGTTATCCGTGACCACCGGATCGTTCTTGACGGTCTCCTCGAACTTCTGGAAGAGCATCCGGTCGGGCTTCAGCCCTTCGAGTCCAACCTGAATTTCCTTCAAATCCTTGAGCGGATCGAGCCGTTCGCTGACATACGACCCTTCCGGATGCCTCGGCGGTGGCTCACCTTCCGGTGGCCGGTCGCTGCGCGGCAGCGGTAGTTTCAGCCGCTCGTCGTAATCGAACTTATGCTCGAAGAACTCGACATTGCCGAAGAAATCGAAGAGGCGGAACGTGGTCTTCGGCTCGGTGGTCACATCGCGCTCGCCGTTCGCAAGCTTCACCTCATACTTGAAATTGTACTTCCGGGTGCCGCGGCCTTTCATCTGCACGAATTCCGTTGGCGAGAAGATCGGACGCATGAGGCAGAGGTTCAGAATGTCCTGACAATCGTATCCGGTCGTCATCATTCCAACCGTCACGCAGACGCGCGTCTTCGATGTCTCGTATCCTTCTACGAGTTTGGATTCCCCGTTGAGCTTATTGTTTGCAAACTGCTTGGTCATACCCTGCGCGCCCGTAATGCGCGAGGTAACCTGTAACGCGAAATCGGACCGGTAGCGGCCGGGCCACGCCTTATCGGCAATCGCATTCAGCACTTCCGTAATTTTCATTGCGTGGTTCTGGCTCACGCAAAACATGATGGTCTTTCCGATTTCGCCGGTGATCGGATCTTTCAGGGCATGTTCCAGGAAGGTCTCGCAAAATACGCGGTTGGTCTTATCGCTGAAGAATTTCTTCTCAAAGTCCCTATTTACGAAGTTCTCCGTGACTTCATCGCCGTTATCGGCGTCATAGACAACCGCATAGCCTTCATCGGAAAGCAATTGTGTCGTGATCTCCGTTCGAGCATCGAGCACATAGGGATTGACGAGATAGCCCTCTTTGACGCCATCGAGGAGGGAGTATCGGAATGTCGGATCGCCGCTCTCGCATCCGAAGGTCTTATAGGTGTCGAGGATCTGTCGCTTCTCCAGTTCGGCGGGTGAGCCTCTGAGAAGTGCTTCCGTATCGGTATTCTTGATGTAGTCTTTTGGTGTTGCGGTCAAACCCAGCTTGAAGCCGACGAAAGGCTCGAAGACGGCACGGGCATTGCCTCCGATGGAGCGGTGCGCTTCGTCCGAAATGACGAGATCGAAATCGAGCGGTGAAAAATCACGGAAGCGAGTGAGCAGGCTCTGCACGGTCGTCACGACGATTGCGGCATCTCGCCAGTCCTCACGATTCTGTTTCCAGACCTTCGTAGTGTAGTCGTTCTTGAGATAGTCCTTGAAATTCTTCTCCGCCTGATCTTCCAACTCCAACCGATCGACGAGGAAGAGAACTCTGGTTGCGTTGCCAGTTCGCAGAAAGAGCTTGATGATGGCCGCTGCGGTCAGTGTCTTGCCGGTGCCGGTCGCCATCTCGAACAGGAATCGGTCGTTGCCTTTCTTGACAGAGTCCTGTAATGCCTGGACCGCTTTGATCTGATAGGGTCGCAAGAGCCGAAGCTTCTGGCTCTCGATAAATTCTTTCCGCGTCTTCTCGTCGAGATACGAAGGATTCTGAGCATAGAGAGGGTTCTGGGTGATGGCAATGTAATCCTCGCCAACCACTTCGCGGATGAGCGCGTGACGGTCCGGTTTGAACTGCTCCTTTAGCGAGAAGTCGGATTG
Above is a window of Bacteroidota bacterium DNA encoding:
- a CDS encoding DEAD/DEAH box helicase family protein, with product MSTEARARIKVNHLLDNAGWQFFDTAEGKANIALEASVKIDAVGDDFEHTKNGFIDYLLLDKRGDALCVVEAKREERNPLDGKEQARGYAKGKNARYIILTNGNIHYLWDLEAGNPQIISKFPDQSDFSLKEQFKPDRHALIREVVGEDYIAITQNPLYAQNPSYLDEKTRKEFIESQKLRLLRPYQIKAVQALQDSVKKGNDRFLFEMATGTGKTLTAAAIIKLFLRTGNATRVLFLVDRLELEDQAEKNFKDYLKNDYTTKVWKQNREDWRDAAIVVTTVQSLLTRFRDFSPLDFDLVISDEAHRSIGGNARAVFEPFVGFKLGLTATPKDYIKNTDTEALLRGSPAELEKRQILDTYKTFGCESGDPTFRYSLLDGVKEGYLVNPYVLDARTEITTQLLSDEGYAVVYDADNGDEVTENFVNRDFEKKFFSDKTNRVFCETFLEHALKDPITGEIGKTIMFCVSQNHAMKITEVLNAIADKAWPGRYRSDFALQVTSRITGAQGMTKQFANNKLNGESKLVEGYETSKTRVCVTVGMMTTGYDCQDILNLCLMRPIFSPTEFVQMKGRGTRKYNFKYEVKLANGERDVTTEPKTTFRLFDFFGNVEFFEHKFDYDERLKLPLPRSDRPPEGEPPPRHPEGSYVSERLDPLKDLKEIQVGLEGLKPDRMLFQKFEETVKNDPVVTDNYMSGNLAVVKDYIRREIFEKPEEYFNLEKIRKALGLDRKPTIEELLDHVFQKKAIPSREELLDLELESFIQVEKPDPKYYGAINRAFKAYLTDPEVQEIMRNKEYGRLATNPMLRLSDVEALNGYRDIIPQYIDTYVSLNNFLPNA